A portion of the Mesoplasma entomophilum genome contains these proteins:
- a CDS encoding DNA polymerase III subunit beta has translation MRLSINKSVLLNELTKASKLIEVKNVNPALQGVYMEASFDKLVIISSNTSTSFKAELNNENSDLIIEQPGRILVKPKFILELLRKLDSEFVTLSTFAENELEIITDKSSLKVSILNVDEFPLIGFVENGLELTIDAQEFKTTLAQTINSINEWNQKVVLTGMNLKIKDNKLSFVTTDLFRVSLKEISLPENTTEEVDIIIPYKTLIELRNLIDSVKVFKIIIHDSNATFKLDNDLLQSTLIDGRYPNVHSAFPTTHEIRLELKAKTLLKVLSRFELTNDQNITSVVNLEINQNEIILKTTIVETAKYEEKFTEYKYEGTTNLNINFNTKYLIEAIRTFDDQLVHLTFNSQNKPVLITGAQKRDLKQVVLPTYA, from the coding sequence ATGAGATTAAGTATAAATAAATCAGTTCTTTTAAATGAACTAACAAAGGCAAGTAAATTAATAGAAGTTAAAAATGTAAACCCTGCTTTACAAGGTGTTTACATGGAAGCTAGTTTTGATAAACTTGTAATTATTTCTTCAAATACATCAACTTCTTTTAAAGCAGAACTTAATAATGAAAATTCAGATTTGATAATTGAACAGCCTGGTCGTATATTAGTTAAACCAAAGTTTATATTAGAATTGTTAAGAAAATTAGATAGTGAATTTGTAACTCTTTCTACATTTGCAGAAAATGAGTTGGAAATCATTACAGACAAATCAAGTCTTAAAGTTTCAATTTTAAATGTTGATGAATTTCCTTTAATTGGATTTGTTGAAAATGGATTAGAGTTAACTATTGATGCTCAAGAATTTAAAACTACATTAGCACAAACAATAAATTCTATAAACGAATGAAACCAAAAAGTTGTTTTAACAGGTATGAATTTAAAAATAAAAGATAATAAACTTTCATTTGTTACAACAGATTTATTTAGAGTTAGTTTAAAAGAAATTAGTCTACCTGAAAATACAACTGAAGAAGTTGATATTATTATTCCTTATAAAACACTGATTGAATTAAGAAATTTAATAGATAGTGTTAAGGTGTTTAAAATAATAATTCATGATTCTAATGCAACTTTTAAGTTAGACAATGATTTGTTACAGTCAACATTGATTGATGGAAGATATCCTAATGTTCATTCTGCATTTCCAACAACACATGAAATTAGACTTGAATTAAAAGCTAAAACATTATTAAAAGTATTAAGTAGATTTGAACTGACAAATGATCAAAATATAACATCTGTTGTAAATTTGGAAATTAACCAAAATGAAATTATATTAAAAACAACAATTGTTGAAACAGCAAAATATGAAGAAAAATTTACAGAATATAAATATGAAGGAACAACTAATTTAAATATTAATTTCAACACAAAATATTTAATTGAAGCAATTAGAACATTTGATGATCAGTTAGTTCATTTAACATTTAATTCACAAAATAAACCTGTGTTGATAACTGGTGCCCAAAAACGTGATTTAAAGCAAGTTGTTTTACCAACTTATGCATAA
- a CDS encoding rod shape-determining protein: MSNKKIGIVFGEEFTRIISSDKGKIYDDFSLVCWNVLTTEIVLYGRDVKNTIGRLDDPLKVVNILDKYVIQNLEIFKHYATILVERFKEEFDGAKIVISCPNSDNDFIQEFFKNLFNENTNFTSITFAPRIILSALGANADIKDEYGVLILDINQAYAKVALIVEGKIINEKETIYAEKFLDESLNQFIKEEYSISVDSDMIEKIKWSLGTIIKLRDELELSIVGKDIITNERRSVVCVSEEFKKIFIKSFTNYKSLITSVLENSSAIIRSGVVKNGLYVTGELAGISGVKDFFEDFFNFPVTISKKRGYSDIEGTLKLLNLKK, encoded by the coding sequence ATGAGTAATAAAAAAATAGGAATAGTTTTTGGTGAAGAATTTACAAGAATAATTTCATCTGATAAAGGTAAAATATATGATGATTTTAGTTTAGTTTGTTGAAATGTTTTAACAACTGAAATTGTTTTATATGGTCGTGATGTTAAAAATACTATAGGCAGACTAGACGATCCTTTAAAAGTTGTTAACATTCTTGATAAATATGTAATTCAAAATTTAGAAATTTTTAAACATTACGCTACCATCCTTGTTGAAAGATTTAAAGAAGAATTTGATGGAGCCAAAATTGTTATTTCTTGCCCAAATTCTGATAATGATTTCATTCAAGAATTCTTTAAGAATTTATTCAATGAAAACACAAACTTCACTTCAATAACTTTTGCTCCAAGAATAATACTTTCTGCTCTGGGAGCTAATGCTGATATTAAAGATGAGTATGGAGTATTGATTTTAGACATTAATCAAGCTTATGCTAAAGTTGCTTTAATTGTTGAAGGAAAAATAATTAATGAGAAAGAAACAATTTATGCTGAAAAGTTTTTAGATGAGTCTTTAAATCAATTCATAAAGGAAGAATATTCTATTTCAGTTGATAGTGATATGATTGAAAAAATAAAATGATCATTAGGAACAATTATAAAATTAAGAGACGAGTTAGAGTTAAGTATTGTTGGTAAAGATATTATTACTAACGAAAGAAGAAGTGTAGTTTGCGTTAGTGAAGAATTTAAAAAGATATTTATTAAATCATTTACAAACTACAAATCATTAATAACTTCAGTTTTAGAAAATTCTTCAGCAATAATTAGAAGTGGTGTTGTTAAAAATGGTTTATATGTAACTGGTGAATTGGCTGGAATAAGTGGGGTTAAAGATTTCTTTGAAGATTTCTTTAACTTCCCTGTAACTATTTCTAAAAAACGTGGTTATTCAGATATTGAAGGTACATTGAAACTATTAAATTTAAAAAAATAA
- the rnmV gene encoding ribonuclease M5: protein MVNEIIIVEGKSDSQKLKKIYGKNLITIETNGLGLNSKKLNLIKELSKINKIIIFTDPDGPGKKIRETLIEFLDTDVFNAFILKQDINKNSKKIGIAEANDEAIKNALNNLITYNKNNNSISWDEYVNNDFYLKVNRVKITSHFNLNDEMSSKSLFKWLNWMNLNVENIEKIIGE, encoded by the coding sequence ATGGTAAATGAGATAATTATTGTTGAAGGTAAATCAGATTCACAAAAATTAAAGAAAATATATGGTAAAAATTTAATAACAATTGAAACAAATGGCCTTGGACTTAATAGTAAAAAATTAAATTTAATTAAGGAATTAAGTAAAATTAATAAGATCATTATATTTACAGACCCAGATGGACCAGGTAAAAAAATAAGAGAAACTTTAATTGAGTTTTTAGATACAGATGTTTTTAATGCATTTATTTTAAAACAAGATATAAATAAAAATTCTAAGAAAATTGGAATTGCTGAAGCCAATGATGAGGCTATAAAAAATGCATTGAATAATTTAATAACATATAATAAAAATAATAATTCAATTTCTTGAGATGAATATGTTAATAATGATTTTTATTTAAAAGTTAATCGAGTAAAAATAACATCTCATTTTAATCTAAACGATGAAATGAGTTCAAAAAGCTTATTTAAATGACTAAATTGAATGAATTTAAATGTAGAAAACATAGAAAAAATAATAGGAGAGTAG
- the rsmA gene encoding 16S rRNA (adenine(1518)-N(6)/adenine(1519)-N(6))-dimethyltransferase RsmA: MKVEAKKKFGQNFISDQNLIKKIVSILGDDEDQLIIEIGPGTGALTKLLAQKYNKVVAIEIDTDMEPILKKEVQSDNFELFLSDVLLVDFEKLISEKKQHDNQKVSVISNMPYYITSEILFRTLNVSNMLTKAVFMMQKEVAIRVCSYKGENNYNNLSVACEFFADKKYEFTVPKHMFFPVPKVDSAIISLTFNNKYTDQIEDKDKFLTFLRKIFNNRRKTILNNLSNVTNDKTKANEILDTVRIDKNLRPEVIGLEDFIKMYIQIK, translated from the coding sequence ATGAAAGTTGAAGCAAAGAAAAAGTTCGGTCAGAACTTTATAAGTGATCAAAACTTAATTAAAAAAATAGTTTCAATATTAGGTGATGATGAGGATCAATTAATTATTGAAATTGGGCCAGGAACAGGTGCATTAACTAAATTACTTGCACAAAAGTATAACAAAGTTGTGGCTATTGAAATTGATACGGATATGGAACCAATTTTAAAAAAAGAGGTTCAAAGTGATAATTTTGAATTATTTCTTTCTGATGTACTTCTAGTTGATTTCGAAAAATTAATAAGTGAAAAAAAACAACACGACAATCAAAAAGTTTCAGTAATTTCAAACATGCCTTATTATATAACAAGTGAAATTCTTTTTAGAACTTTGAATGTTAGTAATATGCTAACAAAAGCTGTATTCATGATGCAAAAAGAAGTTGCTATTAGAGTTTGTTCGTACAAAGGTGAAAATAACTATAATAATCTCTCAGTTGCTTGTGAATTTTTTGCTGATAAAAAATATGAATTTACTGTACCAAAACACATGTTTTTCCCAGTGCCTAAAGTAGATTCTGCAATAATTTCTTTAACCTTCAATAATAAATACACTGATCAAATTGAAGATAAAGATAAATTTTTAACTTTTTTAAGAAAAATATTTAATAACAGAAGAAAAACAATTTTAAATAATTTATCAAATGTAACAAATGATAAAACAAAGGCAAATGAAATTCTTGATACTGTAAGAATTGATAAAAATTTAAGACCTGAAGTTATAGGATTAGAAGATTTCATTAAAATGTATATACAAATTAAATAA
- the gyrB gene encoding DNA topoisomerase (ATP-hydrolyzing) subunit B, with product MAEQNYGAESIKVLKGLEAVRKRPGMYIGSTSKAGLHHLVWEIMDNSVDEAMAGFANKIILTITKEGEIIVQDNGRGIPVGIQADSGKSALELVFTQLHAGGKFDSDSYKISGGLHGVGASVVNALSLYVDVEVKREGKIHHQVFSGGGTQQTEIEIIGETNETGTTVRFKPDPEIFLEGTEFDYETIRNKVKQLSYLNKGLVIELNDLRIDKHVEYHFPNGILDYVKEKNETKPKINPSIFYVDDKHDDIEVEVALQYNAEYQENLITFVNNINTHEGGTHEDGLRQSLVRVINRYAEKVATGNKPAAKYSWDDIKEGMVCIVSIRHTDPQYEGQTKTKLANPDAKKAVDAVVGDAFEEFLLKSPEDAKAIIDKNANAQKARIAAQRAREETRRKSALDTFSLPGKLADCESKDPEIAELYLVEGDSAGGSAKTGRNRRFQAILPLRGKVLNVERVAEVRAFANNEIKSIVTAIGTGIKEDIDLSKLRYGKIVIMTDADVDGAHIRTLLLTFFYRYMKQLVVDGHVYIAQPPLYKIEAGKKVAYAYSDAELEELKAGDFKDSRFTIQRYKGLGEMDPIQLWETTMDPEKRTMLQIKLEDAAIANEVFSDLMGEDPELRRNYIQENAEFVENIDF from the coding sequence ATGGCAGAACAAAATTATGGTGCTGAATCGATTAAAGTTCTTAAAGGTTTAGAAGCTGTTAGAAAACGTCCAGGTATGTACATTGGATCAACATCTAAAGCAGGTCTACACCACTTAGTTTGAGAGATTATGGATAACTCAGTCGATGAAGCAATGGCAGGGTTTGCGAACAAAATTATTTTAACTATTACTAAAGAAGGAGAAATCATCGTTCAAGATAATGGACGTGGTATTCCTGTTGGTATTCAAGCTGACTCAGGGAAATCAGCTTTAGAATTAGTTTTTACTCAGTTACATGCTGGGGGAAAATTTGACTCAGATTCATATAAAATTTCAGGAGGACTACACGGGGTTGGTGCTTCAGTAGTTAATGCCTTATCTTTATACGTTGATGTTGAAGTTAAGCGTGAAGGTAAAATTCATCATCAAGTATTTAGTGGTGGGGGAACTCAACAAACTGAAATTGAAATTATTGGTGAAACAAATGAAACTGGAACAACTGTTAGATTTAAACCAGATCCAGAAATCTTTTTGGAAGGAACTGAATTTGATTATGAAACAATTAGAAACAAAGTTAAACAACTTTCATATTTAAATAAAGGTTTAGTAATCGAGTTAAACGATTTAAGAATTGATAAACATGTAGAGTACCACTTCCCAAACGGTATTTTGGATTATGTAAAAGAAAAAAATGAAACAAAACCTAAAATTAACCCAAGCATTTTCTATGTTGATGATAAACATGATGATATTGAAGTAGAAGTTGCATTACAATATAATGCTGAATATCAAGAAAACTTAATTACATTTGTTAACAATATTAATACTCATGAAGGTGGAACACACGAAGATGGTTTAAGACAATCTTTAGTTAGAGTTATTAACCGTTATGCTGAAAAAGTCGCAACTGGTAACAAACCAGCTGCCAAATATTCATGAGATGATATTAAAGAAGGAATGGTATGTATAGTTTCAATTAGACATACTGATCCACAATATGAAGGGCAAACTAAAACAAAATTAGCTAACCCTGATGCTAAAAAAGCTGTTGATGCGGTTGTTGGTGATGCATTTGAAGAATTCTTATTAAAATCACCTGAAGATGCAAAAGCAATTATTGATAAAAATGCAAATGCTCAAAAAGCAAGAATAGCTGCGCAAAGAGCTAGAGAAGAAACTAGAAGAAAATCAGCTCTTGATACATTCTCACTTCCTGGTAAATTAGCAGACTGTGAAAGTAAAGATCCAGAAATTGCTGAACTTTACTTAGTCGAAGGGGATTCAGCCGGAGGTTCAGCAAAAACTGGACGTAACCGTAGATTCCAAGCTATCTTACCTTTAAGAGGGAAAGTATTAAACGTTGAACGTGTTGCCGAAGTTAGAGCTTTTGCAAATAATGAAATTAAATCAATTGTTACAGCAATTGGTACAGGTATTAAAGAAGATATCGATTTATCAAAATTAAGATACGGAAAAATTGTTATTATGACTGATGCCGATGTCGACGGAGCTCATATTCGTACATTATTACTAACATTCTTTTACAGATACATGAAACAATTGGTTGTTGATGGTCACGTGTATATTGCTCAACCACCACTTTATAAAATTGAAGCTGGTAAAAAAGTTGCTTATGCATATAGTGATGCTGAACTTGAAGAATTAAAAGCTGGTGACTTTAAAGACTCAAGATTTACAATCCAACGTTATAAAGGGCTTGGAGAAATGGATCCAATCCAATTATGAGAAACAACAATGGACCCAGAAAAACGTACAATGTTACAAATTAAATTAGAAGATGCTGCAATCGCTAATGAGGTTTTCTCAGATTTAATGGGAGAAGACCCTGAACTAAGAAGAAATTATATTCAAGAAAACGCAGAGTTTGTTGAAAACATTGACTTCTAG
- the gyrA gene encoding DNA gyrase subunit A yields the protein MSEKNLEHNHGIIKGIDIAAEVRKDFLEYSMSVIVSRALPDLKDGLKPVHRRIIYAMNDLGITADKPHKKSARIVGEVIGKYHPHGDTAVYDSMVRMAQDFSYRYPLVDGHGNFGSIDGDGAAAMRYTEARLAKVSNFIIKDIDMNTVPFVDNYDASEREPAYLTGYFPNLLANGAMGIAVGMATSIPPHNLREVISAIHAFIDNKDITIDEILDNHIMGPDFPTGALMTNGIRMREGYKTGRGAVTIRAKVALEENDRHARFIITEIPYQTNKAKLIERIAELVKTKQLEGISDIRDESNYEGIRIVIELRRDSNPDVVLSKLYKFTNLQTTYSLNLLSLHNNIPVLLDLKSIIKHYVDFQINVIIKRSIFEKDKIEKRFHILEALDTALDNIDAIVNILRNSPESNEAKMKLTESFGFDEEQNKAILDMRLQRLVGLERGKIQQEMAQIKERIDYLTLLISDETEQNNVLKNQLSEIAEKFGDNRRTETIDEGLMDIEDEELIPDVKTMILLSEEGYIRRVDPEEFRVQKRGGRGVSVNSSNEDPIVIATMGKMRDWVLFFTNSGKVFRTKAYNIRQYSRTARGLPIVNFLNGLTADDKITAILPLRNVKEKMNYLTFITEKGMIKKTDISLFDNINKNGKIAINLKEDDQLVTVFATTGEDTIFVANKSGKVIRIQENIVRPLSRTASGVKAIKLDDKDVVVGAVTSFGIENITTISSKGSFKKTNIDEYRISGRNGKGIKVMNLNEKTGDFKSIIAARETDLVCIISTDGNLIKTKASDIPVLGRAAAGVRGIRLSEGNKIQAVMLEYRKHGEENQEFEED from the coding sequence ATGAGTGAAAAAAACTTAGAGCATAACCACGGTATTATCAAGGGTATTGATATTGCTGCTGAGGTTAGAAAAGACTTTTTAGAATATTCAATGTCTGTTATTGTTAGTCGTGCGCTTCCAGACTTGAAGGATGGTTTAAAACCTGTTCACCGTCGTATTATTTATGCGATGAATGACTTAGGTATTACTGCAGATAAACCACACAAAAAATCAGCACGTATTGTTGGGGAAGTTATTGGTAAGTACCACCCCCATGGTGATACAGCTGTTTATGATTCAATGGTAAGAATGGCTCAAGACTTTTCATACCGTTACCCATTAGTTGATGGACATGGTAACTTCGGCTCAATCGATGGTGATGGAGCTGCCGCTATGCGTTATACTGAGGCTAGATTAGCTAAAGTATCAAACTTCATCATTAAAGATATTGATATGAACACCGTTCCTTTTGTTGATAACTATGATGCTAGTGAAAGAGAGCCTGCTTATTTAACAGGATACTTCCCTAACTTATTAGCCAATGGAGCTATGGGTATTGCTGTTGGGATGGCAACAAGTATTCCACCACATAACTTAAGAGAAGTAATTAGTGCAATTCACGCTTTCATTGATAATAAAGATATTACAATTGATGAAATTTTAGATAACCACATTATGGGACCAGATTTCCCTACAGGTGCGTTAATGACAAATGGAATCAGAATGCGTGAAGGTTATAAAACTGGTAGAGGTGCTGTAACTATTCGTGCTAAAGTAGCTCTTGAAGAAAATGATCGTCATGCAAGATTTATAATTACTGAAATTCCATACCAAACTAATAAAGCTAAATTAATTGAAAGAATTGCTGAATTGGTTAAAACAAAACAATTAGAAGGTATTTCAGATATTCGTGATGAATCTAACTACGAAGGTATTAGAATTGTTATTGAATTAAGACGTGATTCAAATCCAGATGTTGTTTTATCTAAGTTATATAAATTTACTAACTTACAAACAACATACTCATTGAACTTATTATCATTACACAATAACATTCCTGTGTTATTAGATTTAAAATCAATCATTAAACATTATGTTGATTTCCAAATAAATGTAATTATTAAACGTTCAATTTTTGAAAAAGATAAAATTGAAAAACGTTTCCACATCTTAGAAGCTTTAGATACTGCATTAGATAACATTGATGCTATTGTTAATATTTTAAGAAACTCACCAGAGTCAAACGAAGCTAAAATGAAATTAACAGAATCGTTTGGATTTGATGAAGAACAAAACAAAGCTATCTTAGATATGAGATTACAACGTTTAGTTGGATTAGAACGTGGAAAAATTCAACAAGAAATGGCTCAAATCAAGGAAAGAATTGATTATTTAACATTATTAATTTCAGATGAAACAGAACAAAACAATGTACTTAAAAATCAATTATCTGAAATCGCTGAAAAATTTGGTGATAACAGAAGAACTGAAACTATTGATGAAGGATTAATGGACATCGAAGATGAAGAATTAATTCCTGATGTTAAAACAATGATTCTTTTAAGCGAGGAAGGATACATTCGTCGTGTTGATCCAGAAGAATTTAGAGTGCAAAAACGTGGAGGTAGAGGAGTTAGTGTTAACTCATCTAATGAGGATCCAATTGTAATTGCAACAATGGGTAAAATGCGTGACTGAGTACTATTCTTTACTAATTCAGGTAAAGTATTTAGAACAAAAGCATACAACATTAGACAATACTCACGTACAGCACGTGGATTACCAATCGTTAACTTCTTAAATGGGCTAACAGCAGATGATAAAATTACAGCTATTCTTCCATTAAGAAATGTAAAAGAAAAAATGAATTACTTAACTTTCATTACTGAAAAAGGAATGATTAAAAAAACAGATATTTCATTATTCGATAACATCAATAAGAATGGTAAAATAGCTATTAACTTAAAAGAGGATGATCAATTAGTAACAGTATTTGCTACAACTGGTGAAGATACAATTTTTGTTGCTAACAAATCAGGAAAAGTTATTAGAATTCAAGAAAATATTGTTAGACCACTTTCAAGAACAGCATCAGGAGTTAAAGCTATTAAACTTGATGATAAAGATGTTGTGGTTGGAGCAGTTACTTCATTTGGCATTGAAAATATTACTACTATTTCATCAAAAGGAAGTTTCAAAAAAACAAATATTGATGAATATAGAATTTCTGGTCGTAATGGAAAAGGAATTAAAGTAATGAACCTAAACGAAAAAACAGGTGACTTTAAATCAATTATTGCAGCTAGAGAAACTGACTTAGTATGTATTATTTCAACTGATGGAAACTTAATTAAAACAAAAGCATCAGATATTCCTGTTTTAGGAAGAGCTGCAGCTGGAGTTAGAGGTATTCGCTTAAGTGAAGGCAATAAAATACAAGCAGTAATGCTTGAGTATCGCAAACACGGAGAAGAAAACCAAGAATTCGAAGAAGATTAA
- a CDS encoding PTS glucose transporter subunit IIABC → MEIKFYAPVDCEIQSVDKCSDPTFSQKMLGDGFLVKPQKGDFSLPFDRAQVVMVFDTKHAYGLDINGLGILIHCGLETVSLKGKPFKTTLISNQKILLGEKMFDVDLKYLTEKNISSETPIVFDKQVKIKDFKEGNYKKGQFVCSIELLDKLEEIKIETIDDFFNVKNKYEKVAFEINKLVGSKVNYKEVYNCMTRLRFTIIDKSLVNEEELLALDIVKQIVWNGNELQIIIGQDVFKVREEISSQNQFISSVVSSKERKSVAESFFQMVGATMVRTIPIMTGTGIVQALIAILVLCKVMPNIVTSQTAGSGSISLFDPNLNVGWVVLFVIGRTAGFFTGIAIAYTAAEYFKLNPVLGIGIGIIMCAPIIFLDGGQNGIGYEKVWWDLGTLNTQNIPFNGITKIFRIVPLGTKFLVIIPIIYIGQKVDQWVRKWMPVSLDLLFRPFIVFLVPSIVGFFLFTPMWNVIEALLGSLFFYLAKAPFGIGVGLAVGLWQVCVIFGVHGPLSILGQIEYIANRGWGYLFIAASLSVWAQLGALIGVAIITKNSVLKKQAWGMVPMGVLGITEPILYGINLPKKRPLYAGIIAAFIAGALCNWLKVSGRLTTGMGIFAILGYFSEPPFGGVAPLGTLSNGLFFILGALVALGLGIIITLLIFKERIDESTLVNKITKKLINKIFKNKDLNKDVANEISNTLKQLNKIYSADEMKYLKEQEKEIQKYLKISTKINNKIERNDALIEKLFAKGKKAIQNQKQEKALKIKSKIDELSNIDLSTQEVEKDQQRNKIDFEGIIKLRNEKEKLIRKTLDLVQKTQKIDLSTYIQEYNYSINSLLQNYGL, encoded by the coding sequence ATGGAAATAAAATTTTACGCTCCCGTTGACTGTGAGATACAAAGTGTAGATAAATGTTCAGACCCAACATTTTCACAAAAAATGCTTGGTGACGGTTTTTTAGTAAAACCACAAAAAGGTGATTTTTCTTTACCGTTTGATAGAGCACAAGTAGTTATGGTTTTTGACACAAAACATGCTTATGGTCTTGATATTAATGGATTAGGAATACTAATTCATTGTGGCTTGGAAACTGTTTCGCTTAAAGGAAAACCATTTAAAACAACTTTGATAAGTAATCAAAAAATTTTATTAGGTGAAAAAATGTTTGATGTCGATTTAAAATATCTTACTGAAAAAAACATTTCTTCTGAAACACCAATTGTTTTTGATAAGCAAGTCAAGATTAAAGATTTTAAAGAAGGGAACTATAAAAAAGGTCAGTTTGTTTGTTCAATTGAACTTCTTGATAAGTTAGAAGAAATAAAAATTGAAACAATAGATGATTTCTTTAATGTTAAAAATAAATATGAAAAAGTAGCTTTTGAAATTAATAAACTAGTTGGTTCAAAAGTAAACTATAAAGAAGTGTATAATTGTATGACGAGATTGCGATTTACAATAATTGATAAATCATTAGTTAATGAAGAAGAGTTACTTGCGTTAGATATTGTAAAACAAATTGTTTGAAATGGTAATGAACTTCAAATAATAATAGGACAAGATGTTTTTAAAGTAAGAGAGGAAATATCTAGCCAAAATCAATTTATAAGCTCTGTTGTAAGTTCGAAAGAACGCAAATCAGTAGCTGAATCATTTTTTCAGATGGTTGGTGCAACAATGGTTAGAACTATACCAATAATGACAGGAACTGGTATAGTGCAAGCTTTAATTGCAATTTTAGTTTTATGTAAAGTCATGCCAAATATTGTTACTTCGCAAACTGCAGGTTCTGGTTCAATTTCTCTTTTCGATCCGAATCTTAATGTTGGTTGAGTTGTCTTATTTGTAATTGGTAGAACAGCTGGCTTTTTTACAGGTATTGCTATCGCTTACACAGCGGCTGAATATTTTAAATTAAATCCTGTGCTTGGTATTGGTATTGGTATTATTATGTGTGCTCCAATAATTTTCTTGGATGGAGGTCAAAACGGAATTGGATATGAAAAAGTTTGATGAGATTTAGGAACTTTAAATACTCAAAATATACCATTCAATGGTATTACAAAAATTTTTAGAATAGTTCCTTTAGGAACAAAATTTTTAGTTATCATTCCAATAATATATATAGGTCAAAAAGTAGATCAATGAGTTAGAAAATGAATGCCGGTAAGTTTAGATTTATTATTCAGACCATTTATAGTATTTTTGGTTCCATCAATAGTAGGTTTCTTTTTATTTACACCTATGTGAAATGTTATAGAAGCCTTATTGGGTTCATTATTTTTTTACTTAGCTAAAGCACCTTTTGGTATAGGTGTAGGTTTAGCAGTGGGTCTATGACAAGTTTGTGTTATATTTGGTGTTCATGGTCCGTTATCAATTTTGGGTCAAATAGAATATATTGCAAATCGTGGATGGGGTTACTTATTTATTGCTGCAAGTCTTTCAGTTTGAGCACAACTTGGTGCATTAATTGGGGTAGCAATAATCACAAAAAATAGTGTATTAAAAAAACAAGCTTGAGGAATGGTTCCTATGGGAGTTCTTGGGATAACTGAACCAATTCTTTATGGAATTAATTTACCAAAGAAAAGACCTCTTTACGCAGGTATAATTGCAGCTTTCATTGCGGGTGCTTTATGTAATTGGTTAAAAGTTTCAGGTAGACTTACAACAGGTATGGGTATTTTTGCCATATTAGGTTATTTTTCTGAGCCACCTTTTGGAGGTGTTGCTCCTTTGGGAACATTATCAAATGGACTATTCTTTATTTTGGGTGCCTTGGTTGCTCTAGGTTTAGGAATAATTATAACATTGCTAATTTTTAAAGAACGTATTGATGAGTCAACACTTGTTAACAAAATAACTAAAAAATTAATAAACAAAATATTTAAAAATAAAGACCTAAATAAAGATGTTGCTAATGAAATATCAAATACTTTAAAACAATTAAACAAAATATATTCTGCTGATGAAATGAAATATTTAAAAGAACAAGAAAAAGAAATTCAAAAATATTTAAAAATATCTACGAAAATTAATAATAAGATTGAAAGAAATGATGCTTTAATTGAAAAACTTTTTGCAAAAGGAAAAAAAGCTATTCAAAATCAAAAACAGGAAAAAGCATTAAAAATTAAATCAAAAATAGATGAGTTATCAAATATTGATTTGTCAACACAAGAGGTTGAAAAAGATCAGCAAAGAAATAAAATTGATTTTGAAGGAATTATTAAATTAAGAAATGAAAAAGAGAAGTTAATTAGAAAAACACTTGATTTAGTTCAAAAAACACAAAAAATTGATTTATCAACTTATATACAAGAATATAATTATAGTATAAATTCTTTATTGCAAAATTATGGATTATAA